The stretch of DNA CCCCCCGCGCGGGGGCGTGGATTGAAACCAGGCGTCGCTACGCTATGCCGTGGCAAGGGCGTGGATCGAAGCCATCTTGCCGAGCCGGGGCTCGGCGATCCCGGAGGCGTTCCCCACACGCGATGATGTGAACCGACCACCGTAGGGGCGAATCGCGATTCGCCCTTGTTGTCCCCACGCGTGTGGGGTGAACCGACCCGGCTTCGTCTGGCGACTACGCCGGGCAGGTTGTCCCCGGGTCGTTCCCCGGCAGGGGCCCACCTTCGTTCCTGTTCCATCTATTGGCTTCCGGAAGAAGAAACTCAAGTTCGCCATCATTTGCTCCGATAGTACATTGCAGGACACGGTGGTTGGGCCGTGCGGGAGGAAACGCCGAGGCCGCGCAAAACTCGGGAATGGCGTTCCGCGAATCATACCCCGATTCTTCGCGTACGTTTCCCGGGCGCTTCAAGGAAATTTTCCCGCATTTGGTTGGATAGGAGGCCGGCTCCCGCGTTCCTGGAATTCATCGACGCCGGAAAGATAGTTCGGCGCCGGGGAGAAACGCGGATCGTTCCTGTGCGCGGCGAAGCCGGCCTTCGTGATGACTAAGGATCTTTGGCCGGCAAGGACGGACAGCCTTCTTCATATATCGGATCAAATGGTCCGGCGTGGCCGTATCCATGGCGGAAGCGGACGAACGTATCGGCTCTTACGAAATGAAAAAAAACCGCTCCAGCGGCTTCTCGTTGCTCGAACTGATCATAGTGATGGCGCTCATAGGCATATTGGCGGCCATCGTGTCGAATCGATACTTGAACTATGTGGAGGAAGCCAGGGTAGCCAAAGCTACGGCCGACATACGGGTGATCGAATCCGAAATATATGTATACAAGATGAAAACGGGCGAGCTTCCGGAATCCCTCGGCTCCGTGAAGCGCTCGGCATTCAAGGATCCCTGGGGTCATTATTATTGTTATATGAAAATCGGCGACGACAAGGACTCCAAAGGCAAGGCTCGCAAGGACGGATTCCTTGTCCCAATCAACTCCGATTTCGATCTGTACAGTTCGGGTAGAGACGGCCGAAGTGTTTCTTCCTTGCGGGCAAAGGGCAGCAGAGACGACATCGTCCGGGCCTTTAACGGCGGCTACGTGGGCCCTGCATCGAAGATATAGAAGGCGCTTGGTATGAGAATCGATCGAAGGTTTTTCAAGAGCAAGGTTTCCCGCCGGGTGTTCTTCCAGTTTATTTTGTGCGCCGTTATTCCCATATCGGTCCTTTCGGTGCTGGTGCTCACCCACGTCAACCGCTACCTGCATCAACAGAACCTGGAGCGGCTCCAATACTCGACCAAGAACCTGGGCATGAGCCTCTATGAACGTCTCATGATGCTGGAAGATGAACTCGAAATCGTTGGGGAGCGGCTGTCCGGCGCCCTTCATGCGGCCGGCGGGTCATGGGAATCGTCCTGGAGCCGGCCTCTGAGCCGCCGTTTCCGCGCGTTGGCTCTCGTGGACGGCGAGGGCTCGGTGCGCCCGATCCATGGGGAGTTTTCGGATGCTTTGGGGCCCGACGATGCGCCATCGGCGACTATCGCTTCCGAACGGACGTTGCTGTACGTCCGGCGTGGAGACGGATTGTTTCCCCGTATTGTGATGGGCGTGAAACTGGAAAACGAGGCCTTCGGGGACAAGTACCTGTTGGCGGAGATCGACGGAAGCTATCTGTGGG from Deltaproteobacteria bacterium encodes:
- a CDS encoding prepilin-type N-terminal cleavage/methylation domain-containing protein; amino-acid sequence: MKKNRSSGFSLLELIIVMALIGILAAIVSNRYLNYVEEARVAKATADIRVIESEIYVYKMKTGELPESLGSVKRSAFKDPWGHYYCYMKIGDDKDSKGKARKDGFLVPINSDFDLYSSGRDGRSVSSLRAKGSRDDIVRAFNGGYVGPASKI